A stretch of DNA from Bradyrhizobium algeriense:
GGCCTGCGCAACCGCGGCATGGCGGAGCCCGAGATCAAGACCCGCGTCGAGGAAGCCGCGCGCATTCTCGAACTCGGCGCCATGCTCGAGCGCAAGCCACGGCAATTGTCCGGCGGCCAGCGCCAGCGCGTGGCGATGGGCCGCGCCATCGTGCGGCAGCCGAAAGTGTTCCTGTTCGACGAGCCGCTGTCGAACCTCGACGCCAAGCTGCGCATCGCCATGCGGGTCGAAATCCGCAAACTGCAGCGCCGTCTCTCGACGACCTCGATCTACGTCACCCACGACCAGCTCGAAGCGATGACGCTGGCCGATATTCTCGTGGTCATGAACGGCGGCCAGGTCGAGCAGATCGGCAACCCGCTCGATATCTACCAGAAGCCGGCGACCACCTTTGTTGCCTCCTTCATCGGCGCGCCGCCGATGAATCTGATGCCGCTGCGCTCCGACGAACTCAAATCGCAATTGGCCGGCGATATCAGGATCAGCGAGGCCGGCATCCTCGGCATTCGCCCTGAGGATTTCGTCATCACGAACGAAACGGTTTCCGGCGGCGTGGCGCTTGGCCTCACCGTGGAAGCGATCGAGCGCGTCGGCGCCGAAACTTTTGTTTACGGCACAAGGCAGCACGAGGTTCAGGGCGTCGCCGCCACGCCCGGCGAACTGCCGCCGGGCGAGGTGATCGTGCGGATTCCCGGCGCCGTCGGCCCGGCCATTGGCGAGCGAATCAGGGCGGTTGCGGCCAGCAGCAAGCTGCATCTTTTTACCGCCGACGGCCGCAAGCGAGTGGACGGGTGATTCGTCATTCCGGGTTCGCTTCGCGCCCGGAATGACATCGGAAATCGCCCGCCGCGGCCGATTTGCACAGCTTTCAGAGGCGCTTGAACCGTTCCCAAATCACCCCCATATTCTCTGGTGACCGGACGGCAAGTCGGCCGGCCGGTTGAATGGGGCGCCGCAAGGGCCCCTCAAAGTCGCTTCGAGAGGACTTTGTAATGTCTCGTGTTCCTTCGTTATCCAGTCCGTTCCTGCTTGGGTTCGACGAAATCGAGCGTGCGCTCGATCGCGTCGTCAAAGGCGCCGACGGTTATCCTCCCTACAACATCGAGCGGTGTGACCGTGCCAACGGCCAGCCCGAACGGTTGCGCATCACGCTCGCGGTAGCGGGTTTTACCCGCGACCAACTCGATGTAACCACTGAGGAAAACCAGCTCGTGATCCGGGGCCGCCAGCAGGACGACAAGGCCCGGCAATACATCCATCGCGGCATCGCCGCGCGCCACTTCCAGCGCACCTTCGTGCTGGCAGAGGGGATGCTGGTGCTGGGCGCGGATCTGAAAAACGGGCTGTTGTCGATCGACCTCGCCAGGCCGGAGCCTGAAAGGGTCGTTAAGACAATTGCTATCAATGAGCACGAATAATGGAACAAGTAGCGGACTCGACCGCTTAGACCCAGAAGGAGTCGAGACCATGAGTGACGTGAGTGTTACCTTCGAATCCGAAAAGGTTTCCGTTGAGGCACTGGCCCATCTTGGTGAAGGCCACATCGCCTACGTGAAGCAAGTCCGTTCCGAGGACGTGCCGGGACTGTTTCCGCAGGCGCCGAAAATCGCGCCAGGGCTGAAACTGTTCGCGCTGCATGCCGCCGACGGCACCCCGATCATGCTGACCGACAGCCGCGAAGCGGCGATCGCCAACGCATGGAGCAACGAGCTTCAGGCTGTCAGCGTGCACTGAGGCGGTTTGCCGTTGTCACTGACGCAGCACTTGCTGCTGTCACTGACACAACTTCGCTGGCGTCGTTCACGTGATGCCGAGCGAGTGTGAGAAGAGGGTTTCGGATACGCGGGCCTCGCCCGCGTATCGTCCTTCATAATAATTTCGAGTTCCTCACGCCGCGCGCACGGTCGAAAGGAATTTCTCCACCTCACCCTTGAGATGATTGCTCTGTCCCAGCAGGGACCGGGCCAGCCCGTGCACATGCGTCGATGCCGCGCCGGTATCGGTCGCGCCGCGGTTGACGTCGGTGATGCTGCCCGCGACCTGCGTGGCTCCCTGCGCCGCCTGCTGCACGTTGCGCGAGATTTCCTGCGTCGCAGCGCCCTGCTCTTCCACAGCTGCCGCGATCGCCTGCGAGATTTCCGCGATGCGGCCGATGGTGCCGCCGATTTCCTGAATGGCGGATACCGACTGATTGGTCGCCGACTGCATCTGGCCGATCTGCTCGCTGATTTCCTCGGTCGCTTTCGCGGTCTGCGCGGCAAGCGCCTTGACCTCGGATGCGACGACGGCAAACCCCCGTCCCGCCTCGCCGGCGCGCGCCGCCTCGATGGTGGCGTTCAGCGCCAGCAAATTGGTCTGCTCCGCAACCGCGCTGATCATCTTGACCACTTCGCCGATCCGGCTGGCGGACTGGGCGAGATCGGCAATCCGCGCATTGGTCTGTTCGACCTGACTGACCGCCTCGCGGGAGATCTTGTGCGAATCCTGCACCTGGCGGCTGATCTCCGACACCGACGAGGCCATCTCTTCCGCGGCCGCCGCGGCGGATTGCGCGTTGGCCGAGGATTGCTCCGATGCGGAGGCGACGGTCGCGGAGAGTACCTGGGTCACTTCGGCGGTCTTGGTCAGTTGTCCGGCCGATGATTCGAGTTCGGAGGAAGCGGTCGATACGGTCTGGATGATTTTTCCGATCGCGGAATCGAAGCCGTCCGCCATCTGCTGCATCGCGGCCTTGCGGTCGCCTTCCGCCTTCCGCTTCAGGTTGGACTGCTCCTGTTCCATCGACTGAACGCGCTGCGCGTTGTCCTTGAAGACCTGGACCGCGCGCGCCATGGCGCCGACTTCATCGCCGCGGCTGAGCGCCGGAACCGAAACATTGAGGTCGCCACCAGCGAGCCCCTTCATCACGTCAGTCATTGCCGCGATCGGGCGAATGACGCCGAATGCCACGCCGAAAATGCCGGCGCCGATGACGAGAAACACCGCGGCCGAAACGCCCCACAATACCCAGGTGAATGTGCTGACGCGCCCCGTCGCCGCGACTTCCGTCGCCGCGTTCTGGTCGTTGGTCTGCTTGACGATGTCGTCGATGATGGCACGGTGCGCGGTATACCGCGCGGTGATTTCAGCATAGGACTTCGCCGCCGCGGCGCTGTCGCCCTTGGCGAGCGCAGGCAGCAGCCCCTCCTGGATCGCGGTCCAGAAGCGGCGCACCTCGCTATCGGATTTATCCACCAGCTTGGTCTTGAGCGCCGGGTCGAGGTCGGACTTGACCCAGAAGTCCCGCCGCTCGTCATATTCCTTCTTGAGCTGCGCGATCCGCTCGCGATGCGCCGCAAGCTGCGCCGGATCGTGCAGCACGAGGGTGGCCTCGAGATAGGCCTCGATGACGTATTCCGGCGGCGGCAGAATGTCGGCGATCAGGTCGTTGCCGAGCTTGATCTGGTTATAGAGCGGACCGCCGACCTTGAGCTGCGACAGCCCGTAAACGCTGGTGGCAATCACGGCACCGAGGCCTAATGCGGTAACTAGTCCAAAAATCAATATCGCGCGCGAAATCGTCAGCCGCAGCGTCATGGCAATGTTCTCCGGGTAATGAAAAATCCCAGCGAATGCAATAACTGCTATTTAGCTTAAAATTGCGTTTATCCGGTCCGCTACCAACCGGAGAAACCGCTGGTCCCCTTGACGAACTACGCCGCGCTCGCCGGCGGCAGGGCGAGCACCGAATAGATCGCCTGGGCATCGCGCGAGGCCCGCAGCTTCTTGGCGACGTCCTGGTCGCGCAACAGCCGCGCGATTCGCGCCAGCGCCTTCAGGTGATCGGCGCCGGCGCCTTCCGGCGCCAGCAGCAGGAAGATCAGGTCGACCGGCTGGCCGTCCATCGCCTCGAAATCGATCGGGCGCTCCAGCCGGGCAAAGAGTCCGAACAGCTTTTCCAGTTTCGGCAGCTTGCCGTGCGGAATGGCGACGCCGTAGCCGACGGCGGTGGTGCCCAATTTCTCCCGCTGCAACAGCACCTCGAACACCGAACGTTCGTTCTGGCCGGTCAGGGCGGAGGCGCGCGCCGCCAGCTCCTGCAGCGCCTGCTTCTTGCTGATGACCTTCAAAGCGGGGAGAATCGCCTCGGGTGCGACCAGATCGGTAATCGTCATGGGGCGTTCCGAGGTGAATTGAACCGTCAGGTTGCGAGATAGGTTCTAGAACCGGGGCGTCAAGAAGATCGGGAGGCGGGCTTAGACCCGGGTCCCGATTTGGGGGCTTCTACTCCAACGCATGCGCGGTGCCAACTCCCGAAGGGCCAGTTCATGCGCCCTATGCTTAAGGGCGCGGACCATAGGGAGGGTGGCTGGGGGCGTCAATGCCATCGGGAAGATATCTCAGGGGGTAACCGAGGGGGGATCGACCCAGCCGACATTGCCATCCGTCCGGCGGTAAATGATGTTCACCCGGCCGCTGGAGCCGTGCTGAAACACGACGCAGGCGGCCCCGGTCAGGTCGAGTTCCATAACCGCTTCGCTGACCGAAAGCCGCTTCAGCGACGTGGTCGCCTCGGCAATGATGACCGGGCTATAGGAGGTAACCTCCTCGTCGCCCTCCGCCGGCGCCTCGATCACATAGCTCGGCGCATCGAGCCCCGGCCCATCCATCTCAGCGAGCGCCGCGGAGGCCGCATAGGCCTTGCGGGCCGAGCGGTCCTTCAGCCGACTCTTGTAGCGGCGCAGGCGCTTCTCGATCATCAGCAGCGCCTGGTCGGCGCTGGCATAGGCATCGGTGGCGTTGGAATCGGCCTCCAGCGTAATCCCGGAATCCAGATGCAGTGCGCAATCGGTACGGAAGCCGAAGCCATCCTTGCTCAGCGTGATGTGGCCGGAATAATTGCCGTCGAAATACTTTCGCAGGACCTCATCGGTGCGCTCGCTGACGCGCGAACGAAGGGCGTCGCCGACACTGATGCTTTTCCCGGAGATCCGAAGGGTCATTTGGTGCCTCACTTGATGCCTCGACTACTCTGGTAGTTCGATGTTGGAGGGTGAGTCCTTTCGATGAACCGGTGTCTCTTTCCCGCTCACGGCGGGGAACCGAGACTATCGCGATTTGACGCGAACGCAATCAGGCCGGGGCCGTATCGCGGGACCGGTCAGAGGAAGTGGCGGGAGCGGAAAGGGCGTTACCGAGCATGCTCTGTTTGTCGCGGCGGCGCTGGACCGAGGAAGGAATGCGCATCGCTTCGCGGTATTTCGCGACCGTGCGTCGGGCAATATCAATGCCGGATTCGCGCAATCGTTCCACGATAGTGTCATCCGAGAGGATCGCGCTTGGGGCTTCCGCGTCGATCAATTGCTTGATGTGGTGACGGACCGCTTCCGCCGAATGCGCCTCGCCGCCATCGGCCGACGCGATCGAGGCGGTGAAGAAATATTTGAGCTCGAAGCTGCCGCGATTGGTCGCCATATATTTGTTGGCGGTAACCCGCGACACCGTCGATTCGTGCATCTGGATCGCGTCCGCCACCGCCTTCAGATTCAGCGGCCGCAGATGCGCGACGCCATGGGTGAAGAAACCGTCCTGCTGGCGCACGATTTCGGTGGCCACTTTCAGGATGGTGCGGGCGCGCTGATCCAGCGCGCGAACCAGCCAGGTCGCGTTCTGCAGACAATCCGTGAAATAGGATTTGTCGCCGTCCTTGCGGATCGTCTTCGACAGCTCGGTGTAATAGACCTGATTGACCAGCACGCGCGGCAACGTGTCGCTGTTGAGCTCGACATGCCAGCCGCCGTCCGGGCCGGGCCGCACATAGACGTCAGGCACCATGGTCTGCGTGCGCGCCGAACCGAATTTCAGGCCGGGCTTGGGATCGAGGCGGCGGATTTCACCGATCATGTCGGTGATGTCTTCGTCGTCGACGCCGCACAATTTGCGCAGAGAGGCGATGTCGCGCTTGGCCAGCAGATCGAGATTTTCCACCAGCGCTTGCATCGCGGGGTCGTAGCGGTTGAGTTCGCGGAGCTGAATTGCGAGGCACTCGCTCAAATTCCGCGCACAGACGCCGGGCGGATCGAATTTCTGCAGCACGGTCAGCACCGCATCGACATCCCCTTGCGAGGCGCCCAGCCGCTCGGCGGCCTGTCCCAGATCCGGCGGCAGGTAGCCGGCATCGTCGACGAGATCGATCAGATACTGCCCGATCATGCGCTGCGCCGGCGCGCTGAACGCCACCGCAAGCTGTTCGGCGAGGTGGCTGCCGAGCGTCACCTCGGCGGCGACGAAGGCTTCCAGATTGTAGTCGTCGTCGTTGGAGGCGCCGCCGCCCCATTCGGTGTAGGCGGTCGGTGCCGCATCCTGCGCCACCCGAGCGGCGGCTTCGGCGGGCTCTTCGGAAAAGACGTTGTCGAGCGGGGTGTCCAGCGTCTGTTCGATCTCGGTGCGGCTGCCGAGGTCACGGTTCAGCCAGTCCTCCTGGCCGGGCTCGAAGGCCTCGCCGGCGGGGCCTGACGCCATATCGGAGGCATCGCCGCCCTCGTCGCCATAGCTGCCGGAATCGCCCGAATCGGAGAATTCGGCACGCTCAGTGGCCGGCTCGCCCGCCACCGGGGCTTCGGGACCGTCGCTGGCCCGGTCCAGGAGCGGATTGCGCTCCAGCTCCTCCTCGACGAAAGCCGACAGGTCGAGATTCGACAATTGCAGCAGCTTGATCGCCTGCATCAATTGCGGCGTCATCACCAGCGACTGCGACTGGCGGAACTCTAGTCTCTGCGTCAGCGCCATGAGGCCAAGAACCGATCCACTGAAAAGTTGGTCCGATTCTTGCTTATATTAGTCCAGAGCCCTTGTACACGGCTTGACGCGTGCGAAAAAAGGGTTAGAGGCGGAATTCCTCGCCAAGGTAAAGGCGGCGTACATCCGGATCGTTGACGATTTCTTCCGGACTGCCCTCTGTCAAGATCTGCCCGGCATAGACGATGTAGGCGCGGTCGGTCAGCCCTAGCGTTTCGCGCACATTGTGGTCGGTGATCAGGACGCCGATGCCGCGGTTGGTGAGATGGCGAACGAGATCCTGAATGTCGCCGACCGCGATCGGATCGATGCCGGCAAAGGGTTCGTCGAGCAGCATGTAGTTCGGACGCGTCGCCAGTGCGCGCGCGATTTCGACGCGGCGGCGCTCGCCGCCGGACAGCGCAATCGAGGGCGATTTGCGCAAGCGCGTGATGTTGAATTCATCGAGCAGCGAATTGAGTTCGGCCTCGCGCTTCTTCCTGTTGGGCTCGACGACCTCGAGCACGGCGCGGATGTTCTGCTCCACGGTGAGGCCGCGGAAGATCGAGGCTTCCTGCGGCAGATAGCCGATGCCGAGCCGCGCGCGCTGATACATCGGCAGCTTGGTGACGTCGTGGCCGTCGAGTTCGATGGCGCCGCGATCCGCCTTGATCAGTCCGGTGATCATGTAGAACACCGTGGTCTTGCCGGCGCCGTTCGGGCCGAGCAGGCCGACCGCCTCGCCGCGGCGAACATAGATGCTAACACCGCGCACGACCTGGCGGGTGCCGAAACTCTTTTCAACGCTGTGCACGGCGAGGAAGCCGGGCCGCTTGATCAGCCGCGGCGCTTCGCCGCCATTGGGCTTGGTGTTGGACTTGGCGTTGGACTTGGAGCGAGGCGCCTGCGCACGGGGACGCGAGTCGCGCGGCGGCTCGACGTCGGGCTGCGGCTGCGGCAAGTCCAGCCCGGGCAGTGCGGCGGAGCGCGCCATCGGCGGCCCATCGTGCACCGGGCTCTTCAGCATGTCGCCGAAGGAATCGCCGAGCGCGGTGATGTCGTCGCGCGAACGCGCAAATCCGGGAGCACCGCGTTTCGCGGGGCGTCGACGGAACATGCCGAGTAAATCCACCATCCCGCTTCGCTTACGCCTTTCACGGTGATTCCGCGACGCGTCCGCCGGCGAATCGCTTCGCTAGCGAACCATGAATGAATGGATGTCCTGCCCAGCGAAACACCCCGCTGTGCGCCCTGCCCAGTAGATACAGCCTCGCACCGCCAGCTTCAACTGCACGAGCCCTAAATATTCTTTAAGGCACTGATCTGTCTTATTTTTTGCCGGGAATCAGCGACGGTATGGCCACCGGAGCCTGCTTCGCGCCACCCGATCCGGACCCGCAATTCTCTCCCTGTATGAACATGCCCTGCACCTTGTTGGTGTCGGATTCGACGCGCGACACGCCGGTCGTCATATCGACCTTGAGGCGGTCGCCTTTGAGCACGTTCTTGCACTGGGTGAGCACGACTCCACCCGCCATGGTGATGAGGTTGGCCCGCGTGTCGAAGATCGCGGTCTCCCCGGTCACGACCTGGTCCTTCTGCGTGACCACGACAGAGCCCCTGGCCTCCAGCCGGCGGATCGATGAACTGCCGCCAGGCCCGGGGGTCGCCGACTGCATCGACCCGGATTTCGATCCCTTCGGCGCGGCGGGCTGCGGCGCGGCCGGCGCAGGCGTCGCCGGCGCCGGGCCGGAATCGTAAAACACCACCAGAAACTTCGAGGTCATGGTGGTGTCGCCCTGCACGACCTTCACGTTTCCGGAGAAGGTCGCCTCCTTTTTCTTGTCGCGCATTTCGAGCGACGCCGCCTCGATCTGAATCGGCTGATCGCGGTTTTGCGAAAAGCCCTGCATCGCATTCGGCACGCCCGACATGGCGCCTTGCGCCAAGGCGTCACCGGAGGCGATCAACGCGAGCGCAAGCGCTGCGGCCGCAAAACTGCGCGAGAAGAACTGCATCATTGATATCATTTCGTGTTGGCTGACTTGCCCGAGATTGACCGCGTCCTCGGCGGTGGCGGCGGTTCAGGCTCGGGCTCAGGCGCCGGTGGGCTTTCCATGATCAGGTTCATCACGACATTGCCTTCGAAGCGCACGATCTCGCCGCTGTTGATGATCCTGAGCCGGTCGGCGGTGAGCGTGCCGTTCAGCAGCTTGACGTCGACAGGCTCGTCCGACGTCACCGTTCCCTTGTTGATGTCGACATAGGCCTGCGAAAGCTTGGCCTCGTAACCGGTGGAGGATTGCAGGAAGATGTCCTTGCGCAGGTCCAGCATCTGCTGCTTGCTGTCGAAAAATCCCGTGCGCGCATCCATGGTCACCGTGCTCTTGTCCTCCATCATGACCTTGGCCCGCAGCGTCTGCAGCTCGACGTGATCGGGGTCGGTCAGATCCTGAATCGCGGCCTTGGCCCACAATTCGTATGGACGCTGGTCGGTCGAGAAACCCGCGAGGTGCGGCGTTTCCATGGTGATCTTGGTGCCGGAGACCACGAGATTGCTGATGTCGACGGGCAGCTTCGCCAGCCCAGCCTGGAACGGGTTCAAGAAGACCTGGATCAGGACGATACTGGCCAGGGCCAGCAGCACGGCCGCCGGGACCGCGACCCGCAGCAACCGCACCATCCGGCTGTGGCGGGCGGCCGCGGCAAAGCGGGCCTCCATTCCGGTGACATAGGCTGGGTTCTGTACCGAGTTCACCGTTGCTCCAAGGGGCCGCCAGGAACGACAAGACAGCGTCATTCTACCCGCAATCGCGGGATTATGCAGCCTGGACACGCGCTATGAGTGTGACCGAAACGGGGCGGAAGCAGGTACCCCGGCGCTTCAAATGGTCTCGTTCACGAATGCGCGAAGATGTCCTCGGCCTCCCAGCCGCCGAGATCGAGCTTGGCCCGGGTCGGCAGGAAGTCGAAACAGGCTTGCGCCAGCGGCGCGCGGCCTTCGCGCGCCAGCATGGCGTCGAGGCGCTCGCGCAAGGCATGCAGATGCAGCACGTCGGACGCGGCATAGGCGAGCTGCGCCTCGCTGAGGCTCGCTGATCCCCAGTCGCTCGACTGCTGCTGCTTCGACAGGTCGATATTGAGCACCTCGCGCACCAGATCCTTCAGGCCGTGCCGGTCGGTATAGGTGCGGGTCAGCCGCGAGGCGATCTTGGTGCAGTAGACCGGCTGCGGCATCACGCCAAACGTGTTGTAGAGCACGGCGACATCGAACCGGGCGAAGTGAAAGATTTTTGTGATGGCCGGATTGGCCAGCAGCGCCTTCAGGTTCGGCGCATCGGTGTGGCCTTGCGGGATCTGGATGACGTCGGCGCTGCCGTCGCCGTTCGACATCTGCACCACGCAGAGCCGGTCGCGATGCGGATTGAGCCCCATGGTCTCGGTATCGATCGCCACCGAATCCTTGTAGCGGGACAGATCGGGCAGATCGCCGCGATGCAGGCGGATGGTCATGAAGGAAAGCCTCGTATTTCAGGGTCGATTCGACGGAAACACTAGCGCCCGGAGCCGCGGGAGGCGAGCGGTTGGGCATGGCTTATAGGACGGGAAATGGCAGCTTGGTGGCGATTTTGTCCGCTTACAGGACGTTCGGCTGCCAAGTCAGCTGCCATATTGGCTGCCATGGGTGCCACGGCGACGCCGCCATCGTTGCGGCCGGCTTCGAGAGCACGAGCCAATCAGGCGGTCTTCCCCTCAGACGATTTCGGCGGCTGAAGCTCCGGGCTATTGGCCCAGCGGTCGAGATTCTCGATAACATCAGCATGGCTCGGCCGCAGTGGAGGCGGCGGTGTCTGCTCTTCGGACAGCTTGCGCGGTAGCTTGATGTTCTCGGTCATGGGCATGCTCCACGCCGCAAGCATGCGCTCGCGCAGACCCAAAATCAACCATTAACACATTGTTTTTACTGTTGTATTTAGCTAATTTGGCGTCGAAATCGCGTTAGATGGAACCAGTACCAAAGAAGTCCGCCCGCGGGACATAATGGCCCGGCGATCTCGAACCCGGCGCGCCCTCCACGACGACCAAATCCTCGGCGAATTGGTACCGGGGTGAAGCTATGGTTCGCGACGTCATCTTGCTGCTCGGGCTTGCCCTCGACCTCGCCGCCTGCTCGCCATCCGGCGACTTCGCGGCATGCACGGCCGGCGACGGCGGCCCTGACGCGATCAGCGCCTGCTCGCGGATCGTCCTGGTCGCGGAAATCCCGCTGCTCGGCCTGCAATTCGATGACCGCGACCTCGCCAAGGTTTACATGGCGCGTGGGCGCCATCTCGCCGCCAAAGGCGATCTCAAGGGCGATCTCGATACGGCGATCGGCGATTTCGGCAAAGTGATCCGGCTCGAGCCGCGTGATACGCAGGCATTGCTCGAGCGCGCCGCGGCCTACCAGAAGCGCGGCGACTTCGATTTCGCCATCGCCGACCTGAGCGAGCTGATCGGCCGCGACCCGCGGCGGGCAAGCCATTACGCCGCACGCGGCAAGGCCTATCAGACAAAGGGCGACGACGAGCGCGCGCTCAAGGACCTCAGCCAGGCGATCGTGATGGATCCGGGCGATCCGTTCTACAAGGTCGCTCGCGCGGCGAGCCACCGCCGCAAGCGCGACTACGACGGCGCCATTACCGACGCCGCCGCGGCAATCGCGATCCAACCCTACTTCGCCGTGTTCTATGTCGAGCGGGCCGACAGCCTGCTGCGCAAAGGCGGCAGCACCGAACGCGCGCTCGCCGACCTCGATCAGGCGATCAAGCTCGAGCCCGGCCTGGCCATCGCACACAGCCGCCGCGCCGTCGTCCTGACCTTGATGAAAGCGCACGGCGAGCCGCTCGCCGAAGCCGAGGAAGGCGTACGGCTCGATCCGAAGTCAGCCGAGGCGCGGGTGACGCGCGGCATGATTGCGCTCGGCGCCGCCCAGCGCGAGCGCGCGGCGGCCGACTTCAACGAGGCGATCCGCCTCGATCCGAAACATGCCGAGGCCTACGAGGCCCGCGGCATCCTGCGGCGCGCCGACGGCGACCTCGATGGCGCCATCCGGGATTTCGGCGAGGCGATCCGCCTCGACCCGCGCATGGTCGGCCCCCATGTGCAGCGCGGCGGCATGTTTCGCGAGCGTGGCGCGCACGACAAGGCGCTCGACGACTTCACGCTCGCGATCCGCAACGCGCCGATGCAGGCGGGCCTCTATATCGAGCGTGCGCAAAGCCACGAGAAGCTCGGCCGGCTGCCGGAAGCGCTCGACGATTTCCGCGTCGCGCGCGGGCTCGACCCGCGGATGCCCGCCGCAAGCGAAGGCTATGCGCGCGTCGAGGCGGCGTTCGCGGCGAGCGGCCGGCCAAAGCCGTCGGGAAATCCCTGAGTTCGGCGCGCAAGGGAGCCTATCACTGATTTGGCAGATCCGGCGCGTGAACCTGCCAGAAGGTCCGACGGCACGGCCTGTATCTGCTGCTTCAATGCTGAATTCGATACAGCACGGCAAACGGCGCGGCATGCACCGGCGTCAGACCTTCAGGCGTTGACGGAAGAAGCGCCGGCGGGTCGATCAGCAGCACGGCGTCGAAGTCGGCACGCCAGCTCTTCAGGTACGGCGCCTGCTTCAGCCTGGCGGCAGGCGCATCCGCGTCGGAAAGCCAGGCAAAATCCACCGGGCCGCCGGGAGACTGCGACAGCGACCTGAACTCCGCCGTCACCTCCATCGGCTGTTGTGCGGGATCTGCGAATAGCAGGGGCCAGGACGCGCGCTGTTCGATCACCATCAACGCGCTCAACTGACCGTCGAGCCGGGAAATTCCGGGCAGCGCCCATTCCGGTC
This window harbors:
- a CDS encoding DUF1150 family protein, whose amino-acid sequence is MSDVSVTFESEKVSVEALAHLGEGHIAYVKQVRSEDVPGLFPQAPKIAPGLKLFALHAADGTPIMLTDSREAAIANAWSNELQAVSVH
- a CDS encoding Hsp20 family protein — its product is MSRVPSLSSPFLLGFDEIERALDRVVKGADGYPPYNIERCDRANGQPERLRITLAVAGFTRDQLDVTTEENQLVIRGRQQDDKARQYIHRGIAARHFQRTFVLAEGMLVLGADLKNGLLSIDLARPEPERVVKTIAINEHE
- a CDS encoding sn-glycerol-3-phosphate import ATP-binding protein UgpC; the encoded protein is MANVTLRNVRKTYAGGFEAIKGIDFDVGDGQFCVLVGPSGCGKSTLLRMVAGLETITGGEIDIGGRVVNRIEPADRDIAMVFQNYALYPHMSVYNNMAYGLRNRGMAEPEIKTRVEEAARILELGAMLERKPRQLSGGQRQRVAMGRAIVRQPKVFLFDEPLSNLDAKLRIAMRVEIRKLQRRLSTTSIYVTHDQLEAMTLADILVVMNGGQVEQIGNPLDIYQKPATTFVASFIGAPPMNLMPLRSDELKSQLAGDIRISEAGILGIRPEDFVITNETVSGGVALGLTVEAIERVGAETFVYGTRQHEVQGVAATPGELPPGEVIVRIPGAVGPAIGERIRAVAASSKLHLFTADGRKRVDG
- the hpf gene encoding ribosome hibernation-promoting factor, HPF/YfiA family encodes the protein MTLRISGKSISVGDALRSRVSERTDEVLRKYFDGNYSGHITLSKDGFGFRTDCALHLDSGITLEADSNATDAYASADQALLMIEKRLRRYKSRLKDRSARKAYAASAALAEMDGPGLDAPSYVIEAPAEGDEEVTSYSPVIIAEATTSLKRLSVSEAVMELDLTGAACVVFQHGSSGRVNIIYRRTDGNVGWVDPPSVTP
- a CDS encoding HAMP domain-containing methyl-accepting chemotaxis protein; this translates as MTLRLTISRAILIFGLVTALGLGAVIATSVYGLSQLKVGGPLYNQIKLGNDLIADILPPPEYVIEAYLEATLVLHDPAQLAAHRERIAQLKKEYDERRDFWVKSDLDPALKTKLVDKSDSEVRRFWTAIQEGLLPALAKGDSAAAAKSYAEITARYTAHRAIIDDIVKQTNDQNAATEVAATGRVSTFTWVLWGVSAAVFLVIGAGIFGVAFGVIRPIAAMTDVMKGLAGGDLNVSVPALSRGDEVGAMARAVQVFKDNAQRVQSMEQEQSNLKRKAEGDRKAAMQQMADGFDSAIGKIIQTVSTASSELESSAGQLTKTAEVTQVLSATVASASEQSSANAQSAAAAAEEMASSVSEISRQVQDSHKISREAVSQVEQTNARIADLAQSASRIGEVVKMISAVAEQTNLLALNATIEAARAGEAGRGFAVVASEVKALAAQTAKATEEISEQIGQMQSATNQSVSAIQEIGGTIGRIAEISQAIAAAVEEQGAATQEISRNVQQAAQGATQVAGSITDVNRGATDTGAASTHVHGLARSLLGQSNHLKGEVEKFLSTVRAA
- the rpoN gene encoding RNA polymerase factor sigma-54; its protein translation is MALTQRLEFRQSQSLVMTPQLMQAIKLLQLSNLDLSAFVEEELERNPLLDRASDGPEAPVAGEPATERAEFSDSGDSGSYGDEGGDASDMASGPAGEAFEPGQEDWLNRDLGSRTEIEQTLDTPLDNVFSEEPAEAAARVAQDAAPTAYTEWGGGASNDDDYNLEAFVAAEVTLGSHLAEQLAVAFSAPAQRMIGQYLIDLVDDAGYLPPDLGQAAERLGASQGDVDAVLTVLQKFDPPGVCARNLSECLAIQLRELNRYDPAMQALVENLDLLAKRDIASLRKLCGVDDEDITDMIGEIRRLDPKPGLKFGSARTQTMVPDVYVRPGPDGGWHVELNSDTLPRVLVNQVYYTELSKTIRKDGDKSYFTDCLQNATWLVRALDQRARTILKVATEIVRQQDGFFTHGVAHLRPLNLKAVADAIQMHESTVSRVTANKYMATNRGSFELKYFFTASIASADGGEAHSAEAVRHHIKQLIDAEAPSAILSDDTIVERLRESGIDIARRTVAKYREAMRIPSSVQRRRDKQSMLGNALSAPATSSDRSRDTAPA
- a CDS encoding LptA/OstA family protein — encoded protein: MMQFFSRSFAAAALALALIASGDALAQGAMSGVPNAMQGFSQNRDQPIQIEAASLEMRDKKKEATFSGNVKVVQGDTTMTSKFLVVFYDSGPAPATPAPAAPQPAAPKGSKSGSMQSATPGPGGSSSIRRLEARGSVVVTQKDQVVTGETAIFDTRANLITMAGGVVLTQCKNVLKGDRLKVDMTTGVSRVESDTNKVQGMFIQGENCGSGSGGAKQAPVAIPSLIPGKK
- the lptB gene encoding LPS export ABC transporter ATP-binding protein, with amino-acid sequence MVDLLGMFRRRPAKRGAPGFARSRDDITALGDSFGDMLKSPVHDGPPMARSAALPGLDLPQPQPDVEPPRDSRPRAQAPRSKSNAKSNTKPNGGEAPRLIKRPGFLAVHSVEKSFGTRQVVRGVSIYVRRGEAVGLLGPNGAGKTTVFYMITGLIKADRGAIELDGHDVTKLPMYQRARLGIGYLPQEASIFRGLTVEQNIRAVLEVVEPNRKKREAELNSLLDEFNITRLRKSPSIALSGGERRRVEIARALATRPNYMLLDEPFAGIDPIAVGDIQDLVRHLTNRGIGVLITDHNVRETLGLTDRAYIVYAGQILTEGSPEEIVNDPDVRRLYLGEEFRL
- the ptsN gene encoding PTS IIA-like nitrogen regulatory protein PtsN, with the translated sequence MTITDLVAPEAILPALKVISKKQALQELAARASALTGQNERSVFEVLLQREKLGTTAVGYGVAIPHGKLPKLEKLFGLFARLERPIDFEAMDGQPVDLIFLLLAPEGAGADHLKALARIARLLRDQDVAKKLRASRDAQAIYSVLALPPASAA